The following proteins are encoded in a genomic region of Roseisolibacter agri:
- a CDS encoding MBL fold metallo-hydrolase gives MRLTFLGTGTSFGVPQIGCDCAVCHSADPRDRRTRVGALVETDAGRRLLIDTPPELRLQLVAANVSGVDAVLFTHDHADHTHGIDDIRAFTARSAGPLAMWASPATASALARKFPYIFDDAMRALPGTFKPEGRLHTVEEGETTTIAGVDVTAVRVPHGFAEVHAYRIGPLAYVTDAKAIPDAAVAVLRGARVLVVNALFRTPHPTHLSIPEAIDAARAIGAERTYLTHLTHRYSHAELEAELPADVRPAYDGLTVEI, from the coding sequence GTGCGGCTGACCTTCCTGGGCACGGGGACCTCGTTCGGGGTCCCGCAGATCGGCTGCGACTGCGCGGTGTGCCACTCGGCCGACCCGCGCGACCGGCGCACGCGCGTCGGCGCGCTGGTGGAGACCGACGCCGGCCGCCGGCTGCTGATCGACACGCCGCCCGAGCTGCGCCTGCAGCTCGTGGCGGCGAACGTGTCCGGGGTGGACGCGGTGCTGTTCACGCACGACCATGCGGACCACACGCACGGCATCGACGACATCCGCGCCTTCACCGCGCGCAGCGCCGGGCCGCTGGCGATGTGGGCGTCGCCCGCCACCGCGTCGGCGCTGGCGCGCAAATTCCCATACATCTTCGACGACGCGATGCGCGCGCTGCCGGGCACCTTCAAGCCCGAGGGGCGCCTGCACACCGTCGAGGAAGGGGAGACGACGACGATCGCGGGCGTGGACGTGACCGCGGTGCGCGTGCCGCACGGCTTCGCGGAGGTCCACGCCTATCGCATCGGGCCGCTCGCCTACGTCACCGACGCGAAGGCGATCCCCGACGCGGCGGTGGCGGTGCTGCGCGGCGCACGCGTGCTGGTCGTGAACGCGCTCTTCCGCACGCCGCATCCGACGCATCTCAGCATCCCCGAGGCGATCGACGCGGCGCGCGCGATCGGCGCCGAGCGGACGTACCTCACGCACCTGACGCACCGCTACTCGCACGCCGAGCTGGAAGCCGAGCTGCCGGCGGACGTGCGGCCGGCCTACGATGGACTGACGGTGGAGATCTGA
- a CDS encoding class II fructose-bisphosphate aldolase, with product MEPQLATASSKLFGGAVTVQDGRVTVTDEAALATEQMDALVRHAVFGSDHEKEWARWVIWELGQAVGVRPASIHDLYIARGRGEVGGFTVPAINVRASSYETARAIFRTAIKLDAGAFILEIARSEIAYTEQRPAEYVTVMLAAAMREGFRGPVFIQGDHFQVNAKKFAVDPVTEVNAVKQLVTEAVHAGFYNIDVDTSTLVDLKQPDLDAQQRPNYETAVDITRYVRSVEPAGVTISIGGEIGEVGTENSTPEELRAFMGGFDRVLQAQAPGTAGLSKISVQSGTSHGGVVLADGSIADVALDLETLRILGEIARDEYGLAGAVQHGASTLPDTAFNNFPKTETAEIHLATNFQNMMYDHIPAALRTEMYSWLDLNARDERKATDTDEQFYYKSRKKAIGPFKQQLWGLDADTKARLGAAYDAKFEFLFTQLGVGGTKAAVTKFVHPPEQRRPMPEGGRPAVEAAPDDADLSD from the coding sequence ATGGAACCGCAGCTCGCAACGGCGTCCTCCAAGCTCTTCGGCGGCGCCGTCACCGTGCAGGACGGCCGTGTGACCGTCACAGACGAGGCGGCGCTCGCCACCGAGCAGATGGACGCGCTGGTGCGGCACGCCGTCTTCGGCAGCGACCACGAGAAGGAGTGGGCGCGCTGGGTGATCTGGGAGCTCGGGCAGGCGGTCGGCGTCCGCCCGGCGTCGATCCACGACCTCTACATCGCGCGCGGCCGCGGCGAGGTGGGCGGCTTCACGGTGCCCGCCATCAACGTGCGCGCCTCGTCGTACGAGACCGCACGCGCGATCTTCCGCACCGCCATCAAGCTCGACGCGGGCGCGTTCATCCTCGAGATCGCGCGCTCCGAGATCGCCTACACCGAGCAGCGGCCGGCCGAGTACGTGACGGTGATGCTCGCGGCGGCGATGCGCGAGGGCTTCCGCGGCCCCGTGTTCATCCAGGGCGACCACTTCCAGGTCAACGCGAAGAAGTTCGCCGTCGATCCCGTGACCGAGGTCAACGCGGTCAAGCAGCTCGTGACCGAGGCCGTGCACGCGGGCTTCTACAACATCGACGTCGACACGTCGACGCTGGTGGACCTCAAGCAGCCCGACCTCGACGCGCAGCAGCGCCCGAACTACGAGACGGCGGTCGACATCACGCGCTACGTGCGCTCGGTGGAGCCGGCGGGCGTGACGATCTCCATCGGCGGCGAGATCGGCGAGGTGGGCACGGAGAACTCGACGCCGGAGGAGCTGCGCGCCTTCATGGGCGGCTTCGACCGCGTGCTGCAGGCGCAGGCGCCGGGCACCGCCGGGCTCTCGAAGATCAGCGTGCAGAGCGGCACGTCGCACGGCGGCGTGGTGCTGGCCGACGGCTCCATCGCCGACGTCGCGCTGGACCTCGAGACGCTGCGCATCCTCGGCGAGATCGCGCGCGACGAGTACGGCCTCGCGGGCGCGGTGCAGCACGGCGCGTCGACGCTCCCGGACACGGCCTTCAACAACTTCCCGAAGACCGAGACGGCCGAGATCCACCTCGCGACGAACTTCCAGAACATGATGTACGACCACATCCCGGCCGCGCTGCGGACCGAGATGTACTCGTGGCTGGACCTCAACGCGCGCGACGAGCGGAAGGCGACCGACACCGACGAGCAGTTCTACTACAAGTCGCGCAAGAAGGCGATCGGGCCGTTCAAGCAGCAGCTCTGGGGGCTCGACGCGGACACGAAGGCGCGACTGGGCGCCGCGTACGACGCGAAGTTCGAGTTCCTCTTCACGCAGCTCGGCGTCGGCGGGACCAAGGCGGCGGTGACGAAGTTCGTGCACCCGCCCGAGCAGCGCCGCCCGATGCCCGAGGGGGGCCGTCCGGCCGTCGAGGCGGCGCCGGACGACGCCGACCTGAGCGACTGA
- a CDS encoding sigma-54-dependent transcriptional regulator — protein MQPKILIADDDQKARAPLSAILEAEGFAVDTADDGQKALDMLSAGTYGLVLADLKMPKVDGIALLQAMRERQIPTEFVMITGEGNTDVAIEAIRAGAADYLEKPLTADRLSKLKAQIPKLLSQFTVQQKNRELETKLEGLTSYGELVGQSEGMRAVYEMIERVAPSTASVLILGESGTGKELVANALHRKSERAKGPFFALNCAALPKEILENELFGHEKGAFTGSTNEKPGAFEMASGGTIFLDEVAEMSPDIQVKLLRALETRMVRRLGGKKEIAVDFRIVAATNKDLQKAIADNELREDLYYRLAVVELDLPPLRERGGDVQLLALEFLRRFAKANGKKLEGFDETALEWINSYQWPGNVRELRNAIEKAVIMARGSRVTLEDLTSRRHRATSEYASVVSVPVGSTLAEARRQLVLKTLASTSGDIDKTAKTVGMSVLEVRAELQALLERRSRDGAEAGGEGEESADADAHPAEPPVAMPPDAPSPVGKAATKPAAVGRARKAG, from the coding sequence ATGCAGCCCAAGATCCTGATCGCCGACGACGACCAGAAGGCCCGCGCGCCGCTGAGCGCGATCCTCGAAGCCGAGGGGTTCGCCGTCGACACGGCGGACGACGGGCAGAAGGCGCTCGACATGCTCTCCGCCGGCACCTACGGCCTCGTGCTCGCCGACCTGAAGATGCCCAAGGTCGACGGCATCGCGCTGCTGCAGGCGATGCGCGAGCGGCAGATCCCCACCGAGTTCGTGATGATCACGGGCGAGGGGAACACCGACGTCGCGATCGAGGCCATCCGCGCCGGCGCCGCCGACTACCTCGAGAAGCCGCTGACGGCCGACCGCCTGAGCAAGCTCAAGGCGCAGATCCCGAAGCTGCTCTCGCAGTTCACCGTCCAGCAGAAGAACCGCGAGCTGGAGACGAAGCTCGAGGGGCTGACGTCGTACGGGGAGCTCGTCGGGCAGTCCGAGGGGATGCGCGCGGTCTACGAGATGATCGAGCGCGTCGCGCCCTCCACGGCCTCGGTGCTCATCCTCGGCGAGAGCGGCACGGGCAAGGAGCTCGTGGCGAACGCGCTGCACCGCAAGAGCGAGCGCGCGAAGGGCCCGTTCTTCGCGCTCAACTGCGCGGCGCTGCCCAAGGAGATCCTGGAGAACGAGCTGTTCGGCCACGAGAAGGGCGCGTTCACCGGCTCGACGAACGAGAAGCCGGGCGCGTTCGAGATGGCGAGCGGCGGCACGATCTTCCTCGACGAGGTGGCCGAGATGTCGCCCGACATCCAGGTGAAGCTCCTGCGCGCGCTGGAGACGCGCATGGTGCGCCGCCTGGGCGGCAAGAAGGAGATCGCCGTCGACTTCCGCATCGTCGCCGCGACCAACAAGGACCTGCAGAAGGCGATCGCCGACAACGAGCTGCGCGAGGACCTCTACTACCGCCTCGCGGTGGTCGAGCTCGACCTGCCGCCGCTGCGCGAGCGGGGCGGGGACGTGCAGCTGCTGGCGCTCGAGTTCCTGCGCCGCTTCGCGAAGGCGAACGGCAAGAAGCTCGAGGGCTTCGACGAGACGGCGCTGGAGTGGATCAACAGCTACCAGTGGCCCGGCAACGTGCGCGAGCTGCGCAACGCGATCGAGAAGGCGGTGATCATGGCGCGCGGCTCGCGCGTCACGCTCGAGGACCTGACGTCGCGCCGCCACCGCGCCACCAGCGAGTACGCGTCGGTGGTGTCGGTGCCCGTGGGCTCGACGCTGGCCGAGGCGCGCCGGCAGCTGGTGTTGAAGACGCTCGCGTCGACCAGCGGCGACATCGACAAGACGGCGAAGACCGTCGGGATGTCGGTGCTGGAGGTGCGCGCGGAGCTGCAGGCGCTCCTGGAGCGCCGCTCGCGCGACGGCGCGGAGGCGGGCGGCGAGGGGGAGGAGTCGGCCGACGCCGACGCCCATCCTGCCGAGCCGCCGGTCGCGATGCCGCCGGATGCGCCCTCCCCGGTGGGGAAGGCGGCGACCAAGCCGGCCGCCGTCGGCCGCGCACGGAAGGCCGGCTGA
- the pyk gene encoding pyruvate kinase, with product MATSYTPRTKIVGTLGPSSTSREAIRSLIEAGLNVARINFSHGTHEQHAERIRIVREVAAELEKHVAILGDLQGPRIRIGDLPAPIELAPGDDLWLVPETEAHDVAARELPVTYDALGDDVHEGDRILINDGLIELVVLDVVGRRVHARVMHGGRLSSHKGMNLPGVQVSAPSITDKDRADVVFAVEHELEYIALSFVRRAEDVHSLRALIPKRTLIVAKIEKDQALDAIEEIVQATDAVMVARGDLGVELPFERVPLAQKQIIQVAKRLGKPVITATQMLESMVEHPRPTRAEASDVANAILDGTDAVMLSAETAAGAYPRLAVGAMRRIIAEIEAHPSPMMLRDERRARGVFVTTEEAIAAATVAAAQQLGAPLVIVFTKSGFTGRIVSSHRPPVPVLALTDNPQVARQLALVWGVVPALVPHQDSYNTMVVVALRAAVDLQLASPGDRVVVTAGHPFDQPGTTNLMKVEVVP from the coding sequence GTGGCCACGTCATATACCCCGCGCACCAAGATCGTCGGTACCCTCGGCCCCTCGAGCACGTCGCGCGAGGCGATCCGCAGCCTCATCGAGGCGGGCCTCAACGTCGCCCGCATCAACTTCTCGCACGGCACGCACGAGCAGCACGCGGAGCGCATCCGCATCGTGCGCGAGGTCGCGGCCGAGCTGGAGAAGCACGTCGCCATCCTCGGCGACCTGCAGGGGCCGCGCATCCGCATCGGCGACCTGCCCGCGCCCATCGAGCTGGCGCCGGGCGACGACCTCTGGCTCGTGCCCGAGACCGAGGCCCACGACGTCGCCGCGCGCGAGCTGCCGGTCACCTACGATGCGCTCGGCGACGACGTGCACGAGGGCGACCGCATCCTGATCAACGACGGGCTGATCGAGCTGGTCGTGCTCGACGTCGTCGGGCGCAGGGTGCACGCGCGCGTCATGCACGGCGGGCGGCTCTCCAGCCACAAGGGGATGAACCTCCCCGGCGTGCAGGTCTCGGCGCCGTCCATCACCGACAAGGACCGCGCCGACGTCGTGTTCGCGGTCGAGCACGAGCTGGAGTACATCGCGCTCAGCTTCGTGCGCCGCGCGGAGGACGTGCACTCGCTGCGCGCGCTGATCCCCAAGCGCACGCTGATCGTCGCCAAGATCGAGAAGGACCAGGCGCTGGACGCGATCGAGGAGATCGTGCAGGCGACCGACGCGGTGATGGTGGCGCGCGGCGACCTGGGCGTCGAGCTGCCGTTCGAGCGTGTGCCGCTGGCGCAGAAGCAGATCATCCAGGTCGCCAAGCGCCTCGGCAAGCCGGTGATCACGGCGACGCAGATGCTCGAGTCGATGGTCGAGCACCCGCGGCCCACGCGCGCCGAGGCGAGCGACGTCGCCAACGCGATCCTCGACGGCACGGACGCGGTGATGCTGTCGGCGGAGACGGCGGCGGGCGCCTATCCGCGGCTGGCGGTGGGCGCGATGCGGCGCATCATCGCCGAGATCGAGGCGCACCCGTCGCCGATGATGCTGCGCGACGAGCGCCGCGCGCGCGGCGTCTTCGTCACCACCGAGGAGGCGATCGCCGCCGCGACGGTGGCCGCCGCGCAGCAGCTCGGCGCGCCGCTGGTGATCGTGTTCACCAAGAGCGGCTTCACGGGCCGCATCGTCAGCTCGCACCGGCCGCCGGTGCCCGTGCTCGCGCTGACCGACAACCCGCAGGTCGCGCGGCAGCTGGCGCTCGTGTGGGGCGTCGTGCCGGCGCTCGTGCCGCACCAGGACTCGTACAACACGATGGTCGTGGTGGCGCTCAGGGCCGCGGTGGACCTGCAGCTGGCGTCGCCGGGCGATCGCGTGGTGGTGACGGCGGGACATCCGTTCGACCAGCCGGGCACCACGAACCTGATGAAGGTCGAGGTGGTGCCGTGA
- a CDS encoding YihY/virulence factor BrkB family protein, whose amino-acid sequence MSRATPRRPARPWDRRARRPALVQLWWTLRDYATRVWDNSGEDNVFFLAGGIAFNLLLTVVPFALLLVTGLAYLLNQSAESSTQTVSQLLDQLLPGTLTAGRELMHGVIGEAIATRGRVGVLSAVGFIWFSTRLFGSLRSVLADVFDIEQERGIVAGKIFDVQITIISTLLVVVYTALSAYLAIATTRGVAILQRAGVRSDLMGAFEYWVGRGVAFAFIAAMFYGLYKYLPKRRIRWQSALLAAMFAGAGLELAKAAFGAYIRSFDPGSLYTGTLAASVIVVFWVYYAALIFILGGEVGQVYELRRTRRLQRAVLED is encoded by the coding sequence GTGAGCCGTGCGACGCCGCGCCGGCCGGCGCGCCCCTGGGACCGCCGGGCGCGTCGGCCGGCGCTCGTGCAGCTCTGGTGGACGCTGCGCGACTACGCCACGCGCGTCTGGGACAACTCCGGCGAGGACAACGTCTTCTTCCTCGCCGGCGGGATCGCGTTCAACCTCCTGCTGACCGTCGTCCCGTTCGCGCTGCTGCTCGTCACGGGGCTCGCGTACCTGCTGAACCAGTCCGCGGAGTCGTCGACGCAGACGGTGTCGCAGCTGCTCGACCAGCTGCTCCCCGGCACGCTCACGGCCGGCCGGGAGCTGATGCACGGCGTCATCGGCGAGGCGATCGCCACGCGCGGCCGCGTCGGCGTCCTCAGCGCCGTCGGCTTCATCTGGTTCAGCACGCGCCTCTTCGGGTCGCTGCGCAGCGTGCTCGCCGACGTCTTCGACATCGAGCAGGAGCGCGGCATCGTCGCGGGGAAGATCTTCGACGTCCAGATCACCATCATCTCGACGCTGCTGGTGGTCGTCTACACGGCGCTCTCCGCCTACCTCGCGATCGCCACCACGCGGGGCGTCGCGATCCTGCAGCGCGCCGGCGTGCGCTCGGACCTCATGGGCGCGTTCGAGTACTGGGTGGGGCGCGGCGTCGCGTTCGCGTTCATCGCGGCGATGTTCTACGGCCTGTACAAGTACCTGCCGAAGCGCCGCATCCGGTGGCAGTCCGCGCTGCTGGCGGCGATGTTCGCGGGCGCGGGGCTGGAGCTCGCGAAGGCCGCGTTCGGCGCCTACATCCGCTCGTTCGATCCGGGGTCGCTCTACACGGGGACGCTGGCGGCGTCGGTGATCGTCGTGTTCTGGGTCTACTACGCCGCCCTCATCTTCATCCTCGGCGGCGAGGTGGGGCAGGTCTACGAGCTGCGGCGCACGCGGCGCCTCCAGCGCGCGGTGCTCGAGGACTGA
- a CDS encoding glucose-6-phosphate isomerase encodes MALSLDFTNMFLPGVVTDAEWSESAGRLRGAHDAVMERHARGELGFIDLPEDQALLEQTTRYAERARGRWTDVVVLGIGGSALGPIALRTALRPFGWNGLSDEARAGNPRLHVLDNVDPDTITATLATLPLDRTLFLVISKSGGTAETMAQYLLVRGALDARFGARAVEHLVFVTDPAKGSLRPIATRESIAALDIPANVGGRFSVLSPVGLLPAALIGIDVTALLAGAADMRRRCVDGDLATNPAGTFAVLQWLAHARHGRGIHVLMPYADPLRDFAAWFVQLWAESLGKILPDGTSVGPTPVPALGATDQHSQVQLFMEGPADKTVTFVAVAGREARGPIPALHADVPDLAYLGGHTLGELLEIERRATAGALAARGRPNMTLTLDTVDPWHVGALIQFLELATAYAGELYGVNAFDQPGVELGKRFTYGMMGRPGFEAARDEFAALPQSDASRRI; translated from the coding sequence GTGGCACTGAGCCTGGACTTCACCAACATGTTCCTCCCCGGCGTCGTCACCGACGCCGAGTGGAGCGAGAGCGCCGGGCGGCTCCGCGGCGCGCACGACGCCGTGATGGAGAGGCACGCCCGCGGGGAGCTGGGCTTCATCGACCTTCCCGAGGACCAGGCGCTGCTGGAGCAGACGACGCGCTACGCCGAGCGTGCGCGCGGGCGCTGGACGGACGTCGTCGTCCTCGGCATCGGCGGCTCGGCGCTGGGCCCCATCGCGCTGCGCACGGCGCTGCGGCCGTTCGGCTGGAACGGGCTGTCGGACGAGGCGCGCGCGGGCAACCCGCGGCTGCACGTCCTCGACAACGTCGATCCGGACACGATCACCGCGACGCTCGCGACGCTCCCGCTCGACCGGACGCTGTTCCTCGTCATCTCCAAGTCGGGCGGCACGGCCGAGACGATGGCGCAGTACCTCCTGGTGCGCGGCGCGCTCGACGCGCGCTTCGGCGCGCGCGCGGTCGAGCACCTGGTGTTCGTGACCGATCCGGCCAAGGGCTCGCTGCGCCCGATCGCGACGCGCGAGAGCATCGCCGCCCTCGACATCCCCGCGAACGTCGGCGGCCGCTTCAGCGTGCTGTCGCCGGTGGGGCTGCTGCCGGCGGCGCTGATCGGCATCGACGTCACCGCGCTCCTCGCGGGCGCGGCGGACATGCGCCGCCGTTGCGTCGACGGCGACCTCGCGACCAATCCGGCGGGCACGTTCGCGGTGCTGCAGTGGCTCGCGCACGCGCGGCACGGGCGCGGCATCCACGTGCTGATGCCGTACGCCGATCCGCTGCGCGACTTCGCCGCCTGGTTCGTGCAGCTGTGGGCGGAGTCGCTCGGCAAGATCCTGCCGGACGGGACGTCCGTGGGCCCGACGCCGGTGCCCGCGCTCGGCGCCACGGACCAGCACTCGCAGGTGCAGCTGTTCATGGAGGGGCCGGCCGACAAGACGGTGACCTTCGTGGCGGTCGCGGGGCGCGAGGCGCGCGGGCCGATCCCGGCGCTGCACGCCGACGTGCCCGACCTCGCCTACCTCGGCGGCCACACGCTGGGCGAGCTGCTGGAGATCGAGCGCCGCGCGACGGCGGGCGCGCTCGCGGCACGCGGCCGCCCGAACATGACGCTCACGCTCGACACGGTGGACCCGTGGCACGTCGGCGCGCTGATCCAGTTCCTCGAGCTGGCGACCGCGTACGCGGGTGAGCTGTACGGCGTGAACGCGTTTGACCAGCCGGGCGTCGAGCTGGGCAAGCGGTTCACGTACGGCATGATGGGCCGCCCGGGCTTCGAGGCCGCGCGCGACGAGTTCGCCGCGCTGCCGCAGAGCGACGCCAGCCGGCGCATCTGA
- a CDS encoding penicillin acylase family protein, with product MTTRSLRTTAAALGLLVATVAAARPVGSLPALGDFLDPTRGVWANARAHDAPPTLTIAGLAGPVRIVYDDRRVPHIFAGSEEDAYRALGYVVARDRLLQLHVQTLASSGRLTELAGERALALDREMRGLGMPRAAEAKLRAVGEDTPSGRVLRAYADGINAWIDGLTPARLPMEFKLLGVRPERWTPLHSLHVINRMGYTLAYDAPEIDRAAVAARVGVAAAAALFPERAPIVEPIQPNGQSAPRLDSTRLAPPGAPDPEAARLVATHDAFFPLRDRAIPPDERAHLASNNWAVASRRTAGGHALLAGDPHLELTLPSIWYEAHLVVPGKLDVYGVTIPGLPGVVIGFNRDVAWTFTNTGADVLDFFAEEVDDATRPTRYRVDGQWRAVEQRVETYRGKDGEIVEVDTLRFTHRGPLRRDTAFAAGGAPRWLSMRWTVLDPSDPLAAFREGSHATSARGFLDALAAGYFAPAQNMLAADRAGTIAIRSTGHYPIRAGDGSGYVVRDGRRSDNDWRGWIPVSRYPQAFDPPQGFLASANQQPIDPRATTDFWGGGYDPWRALRINALLRADSAVTPDVMRRWQTDPGSERANLFVPFFLGAAERVAAAGGANAARLREAARLLGEWDRRYTRESTRAALFEGAMRQLADRTWDELLAPRPRAGDGASTWPDGAASGRRVATPASAILATLLRDSASAWWDDRRTRDRVEDRDAILAASLLAAHDALVQRSGAPDAGGWTWSRQRHANINHLLRLPALSRLELPVQGGTGTLSPSFGNGTHGASWRMVVELGPEVRAWVTYPGGQSGDPADPGYTDRLPRWLAGELDEARAPRTPEELPAARRSPRLDLTLSPR from the coding sequence ATGACGACGCGCTCCCTCCGCACCACGGCCGCCGCGCTCGGCCTGCTCGTCGCCACCGTGGCCGCCGCGCGGCCGGTGGGTTCGCTGCCCGCGCTCGGCGACTTCCTCGACCCGACGCGCGGCGTGTGGGCGAACGCGCGCGCGCACGACGCGCCGCCGACGCTCACGATCGCGGGGCTCGCGGGACCGGTGCGCATCGTCTACGACGATCGCCGCGTCCCCCACATCTTTGCCGGCAGCGAGGAGGACGCGTACCGCGCGCTCGGCTACGTCGTCGCGCGCGACCGGCTGCTGCAGCTGCACGTGCAGACGCTCGCCAGCAGCGGGCGGCTGACCGAGCTGGCCGGCGAGCGCGCGCTGGCGCTCGACCGCGAGATGCGCGGGCTCGGCATGCCGCGCGCGGCGGAGGCGAAGCTGCGCGCGGTCGGCGAGGACACGCCGAGCGGCCGCGTGCTGCGCGCGTACGCCGATGGAATCAACGCGTGGATCGACGGTCTCACGCCCGCGCGCCTGCCGATGGAGTTCAAGCTCCTCGGCGTGCGGCCCGAGCGGTGGACGCCGCTGCACTCGCTGCACGTCATCAATCGCATGGGCTACACGCTCGCGTACGACGCGCCGGAGATCGACCGCGCGGCGGTGGCGGCGCGCGTCGGCGTGGCGGCGGCCGCGGCGCTCTTTCCCGAGCGCGCGCCCATCGTGGAGCCGATCCAGCCCAACGGGCAGAGCGCGCCGCGCCTGGATTCCACGCGCCTCGCGCCGCCCGGCGCGCCCGATCCCGAGGCGGCCCGCCTCGTCGCCACGCACGACGCCTTCTTCCCGCTGCGCGACCGCGCGATCCCGCCCGACGAGCGCGCACACCTCGCGAGCAACAACTGGGCGGTGGCGTCGCGGCGCACCGCGGGCGGTCACGCGTTGCTCGCCGGCGATCCGCACCTCGAGCTCACGCTGCCGTCCATCTGGTACGAGGCGCACCTCGTCGTGCCGGGAAAGCTCGACGTCTACGGCGTCACGATCCCCGGGTTGCCGGGCGTCGTGATCGGCTTCAACCGCGACGTCGCGTGGACCTTCACCAACACCGGCGCCGACGTCCTCGACTTCTTCGCCGAGGAGGTGGACGACGCCACGCGGCCCACGCGCTACCGCGTGGACGGGCAGTGGCGCGCGGTGGAGCAGCGCGTCGAGACCTACCGCGGCAAGGACGGCGAGATCGTCGAGGTGGACACGCTGCGCTTCACGCACCGCGGGCCGCTGCGCCGCGACACGGCGTTCGCGGCCGGCGGTGCGCCGCGCTGGCTGTCGATGCGCTGGACGGTGCTCGATCCGTCCGATCCGCTGGCGGCGTTCCGCGAGGGCTCGCACGCCACGTCGGCGCGCGGATTCCTGGACGCGCTCGCGGCGGGCTACTTCGCGCCCGCGCAGAACATGCTCGCCGCCGATCGCGCCGGCACCATCGCCATCCGCTCGACGGGGCACTATCCGATCCGCGCGGGCGACGGCTCGGGCTACGTCGTGCGCGACGGTCGACGGTCGGACAACGACTGGCGCGGCTGGATCCCGGTGTCGCGCTACCCGCAGGCGTTCGACCCGCCGCAGGGCTTCCTCGCGTCGGCCAACCAGCAGCCCATCGATCCGCGCGCGACGACCGACTTCTGGGGAGGGGGCTACGATCCGTGGCGCGCGCTGCGCATCAACGCGCTGCTGCGCGCCGACTCCGCGGTGACGCCCGACGTGATGCGCCGCTGGCAGACGGATCCGGGCAGCGAGCGCGCGAACCTCTTCGTTCCATTCTTCCTGGGCGCCGCGGAGCGCGTCGCGGCCGCTGGCGGCGCGAATGCAGCGCGGCTGCGCGAGGCCGCGCGCCTGCTGGGCGAGTGGGACCGCCGCTACACGCGCGAGAGCACGCGCGCCGCGCTGTTCGAGGGCGCGATGCGCCAGCTCGCCGACCGCACGTGGGACGAGCTGCTCGCGCCGCGCCCGCGCGCCGGCGACGGCGCGAGCACGTGGCCCGACGGCGCGGCCAGCGGCCGCCGCGTCGCGACACCCGCGAGCGCGATCCTCGCCACGCTGCTGCGCGACTCGGCCAGCGCGTGGTGGGACGACCGCCGCACGCGCGACCGCGTCGAGGACCGCGACGCCATCCTCGCCGCGAGCCTGCTGGCCGCGCACGACGCGCTGGTGCAGCGCAGCGGCGCACCCGACGCGGGTGGCTGGACGTGGAGCCGGCAGCGCCACGCGAACATCAACCACCTCCTGCGCCTGCCCGCGCTCTCGCGGCTCGAGCTGCCGGTGCAGGGAGGCACGGGCACGCTCAGCCCGTCCTTCGGGAACGGGACGCACGGCGCGAGCTGGCGCATGGTCGTCGAGCTGGGCCCCGAGGTGCGCGCCTGGGTGACGTATCCCGGCGGCCAGTCGGGCGACCCGGCCGATCCGGGCTACACCGACCGGCTGCCGCGCTGGCTGGCGGGCGAGCTCGACGAGGCCCGCGCCCCGCGCACGCCGGAGGAGCTGCCCGCCGCCCGCCGCTCGCCCCGCCTGGACCTCACCCTCAGCCCGCGCTGA
- a CDS encoding YtxH domain-containing protein: MRHDEYDDEPTVVIEKHSGSVGSFLIGLAVGAGVALLFAPQPGIETRRQISRRARDARDRAMDLADDVTNQITDQIDRTREVVTERVDRAREAVDLKRRQVRRAIDAGRTAATEARVDLERRIAETKAAYQAGARVAREELERGRVGSGLEAGADAGVADLDDDV, encoded by the coding sequence ATGCGCCACGACGAGTACGACGACGAGCCGACGGTCGTCATCGAGAAGCACAGCGGGAGCGTAGGCTCCTTCCTGATCGGCCTCGCGGTGGGGGCGGGCGTCGCGCTGCTGTTCGCGCCGCAGCCCGGCATCGAGACGCGCCGACAGATCTCGCGGCGCGCGCGCGATGCGCGCGACCGCGCGATGGACCTCGCCGACGACGTCACGAACCAGATCACGGACCAGATCGACCGCACGCGCGAGGTGGTGACCGAGCGCGTGGATCGCGCGCGCGAGGCGGTGGACCTGAAGCGCCGCCAGGTGCGGCGCGCGATCGACGCCGGCCGCACGGCCGCCACCGAGGCGCGCGTGGACCTGGAGCGCCGGATCGCGGAGACCAAGGCCGCGTACCAGGCCGGCGCCCGTGTCGCGCGCGAGGAGCTGGAGCGCGGGCGCGTCGGCAGCGGCCTCGAGGCGGGCGCCGATGCCGGTGTCGCCGATCTCGACGACGACGTCTGA